GCTCCTGCAGGGATCATCGGTGTTTCCGGCATCAGATAGAAGTAGAGGAACTCGACAAGTTTTAGTTTGACTTCGCGAGATGTTGCGCGCTGCTTGAAGAGAGATGTCACGGTGAGCAGCCCGTCGAGCTCTTCAAACGTGCGCGTGTTGGCGGGATGGTCCAAAAGAGCCGTTACAAGAGTGAGGAGAGTAGCAGACTGAATCGCGGGGCAGTTGATCGGGTCCAGAAGATCCAATAGTATGTTCATGTAAATTTCCCGCGCGAATAGTGTCCGCGATGGCGGGTGGAGCAGAAGCGCGCCTTGTATTAAGTCAAGTGTCGAGAGTATAAGAAGGTCATTTGTACCATTGCTTCCTCGACCAAGGAGGTGTTCAAGGCAAGTTACCAAGCGCATTGCGACTGGGAGGAGCTTGTCAGTCTATCGGATATCCGGTAATATATGGAATCGGACCAAACGGCGCGTACCATTCCATTGGAACCCTTCTTGAAGCTTGAAAAATTCTCTAAATGCGGGGTCATCTTTTAGTTCGGACAGAGCCTTGGGAACAGGTTGTGGAGCTCCAAAGGATAGTAAAGACCTCCGTTTATCAGACGCCGGCTGTTTCGACTTAGATAAACAGATTTGCGCGAGAAGACCTTCAACCTGGCGCAACCCTTTGCGAACTTTGCTTGGTTCGTACGAAGAAAGGTAGTCGAACGAATGCGCCAACAAAGTCTCCATGGGTACGTAATGCGACCGAAAAAATAATCAATGGATGGCTGCTggcgaaaaaaaaacacgAAGCAAGAGAAACCCGGAAACAAAGTCTTTTTTAACTCGGCGACGCTTTCGGCGACAAGATGCGACACCGAGGCTTATCTATATGAGAGTAggacaaggaaaaaataGAACAAGATCCGGCTAGCCCAGACGCCCAGGTATGTACCTTAATTTAATTCGATTATTGGTGATAAATGGTTTGCTCGAAGGATAAATTAGTTCGACAACACCACCTTCTGATCGTGGCCGAGATCCTCACTAGTCAGATTTAGAGAGCGAGAGCCCCACCGACAGGCAAACACACCCGATGGTTGCCCCGGGAAACGACTGGCCATGTCCAATTGGGACGCTACTCCCTCCAGTGTTTCGCAGGCCATTGGACAGTTAGGCGCTGAGCTGTCACTGTGATGATGACAAGTTCAGCTGCGCCATCTCGCCAGCTCATCCTGGCAGAATCAACtatcaaagaaaagggtCCTAATGATGTCGTGTTTTGTCGTGCCTTGGATTATGAGTAGTAGAACTTGCTCGGACTCGGCCCATTCTTGTTGAATTCTGCGTTTCCCTGATCATTTAGGTTGTCCAGTCGACTATCCCTTGTGAAGGCTCCTTGCAGCCTGGGGTGCATGATCCATGGAACTGGCATCTTTGAAGAATGCCCCTGTAACTCACCTGGAAAGTCTCTTGGGGTGTCAAGTCAAGGTCCCTCGATCACGCCCCATGTCATGTGACCGAGACTAATCCCACCGCCGCGGGCACAATACGAATCACATGAATCGACGTCACATTGTCCAGGCTGCCTAATTGGGTTGTCCCCGCATACAACAAAGGTTTCTTGCATTCACCCTCTTCATATTGTGCGGCACAGAACAAAGATATTTACGTCTATCACGAGGCGTCTGGCAGCTCGCCAGGTCAGTTTAAATAACTGGGTCATTTGCCATCTGTCCGTTCCCGAAGTTATCACCAAATCGAAACTTGATGGGGAAGCAAATCAGGAAAACATGTCGTCGGAAACTTCTTCCATTCAGCCCCCCACAGCCATTCCCCCTCGAACTAGCTCTGCAGGTGCCACAGACGGAGCTAGTACAAACCCATCCGTGACAGGGCAATCCAACCTCGCGGCTATTCCTGAAACAAATGGCGATCAACTACAGACAAACACCAACATCCGGCGCAAACACACTCGCAACCGGTCCAGCCTAGATGGCACCAAATATAAAGATGGCCAGTGGTCGCCGGAGAATGAGGTCATCGTGCTGGGTCCCTATGATTACATGCTGCAGCATCCCGGCAAGGATATACGGCGGCAGCTTATCAACGCATTTAATGAATGGCTGAAAGTCCCCGCGGAGAGTTTGGCTATAATCACCAAGGTGGTAACTATGCTTCACACAGCATCATTATTGTAGGTGTATCTTCATAGCACTCGCCCCAACTCGGCCAACTCTAATCTTCGCTCCCTCATTGTAGGAtcgatgatgttgaagattGTTCCATTCTCCGTCGCGGGGCTCCTGTGGCTCATAATATCTACGGAACAGCTCAGACCATCAATTCGGCGAATTATGTTTACTTCTTGGCCCTTCAAGAGGTTCAAAAACTGAACAACCCTGCTGCCATTGATATTTACGTTCAAGAGTTACTGAACCTCCATCGCGGTCAAGGGATGGACCTGTTCTGGCGAGACACCCTCACCTGCCCCAGCGAAGAGGAATACCTCGAGATGGTTGGAAACAAGACCGGTGGGTTGTTTCGATTAGCTATAAAGTTAATGCAGGCCGAAAGCGCTACGGGGAAAGACTGCGTAAGCTTGGTTAACGTGTTGGGGCTGATCTTCCAAATCTGTGATGATTACCTCAACCTATCCAATACAACCTACACTAAAAACAAAGGCCTCTGCGAGGACCTCACGGAGGGAAAATTTTCGTTTCCCATCATTCACAGCATTCGCTCCGACCCGAGTAATCACCAGCTTATCAACATCCTGAAGCAGAAAACtaaggatgaggaggtcaAACTATACGCAGTCAAATACATGGAGAGCACTGGAAGCTTCACGCACACGCAGAATGTTGTCCGGGATTTACGCGACAGAGCATTGACGCTTATTGCCGAGATAGAGGCAAATGATAATAGCAAGGAACCTGAAGGCCACGGCAACAGAGTGACGATGCGCGCCATTCTTGATAAGATAACCGAGTCTACTCTTAAAGACGCTCGAAAGACCGATGACTAGTCTGGTTCTATTGTGGTTTTCGTCCTTCCGCTGTTCTCGTCAATTTTTTTGGTAGTGTATTAAGCTTGAATGTTTCTTGTGCACTTGTAAAGATTGGACAACGaatcgatgatgaagatgaacaTAAGGGAAGCTCGGCTGTGTCTGTCTGATCAGTTTATGTCACTATTTAGCATAGTTGATTTTAAATTTGGTGAAGATAAATGGTGCGAATCATATTTGATAAAAACTTGGTTGGTAAAGCGAGAATCTAAACACTCTGGGTATATTAATCCAAGCTCTCATGCAAATATCCCAGCAGTAAGCTAGGCATTTTCGTCCCCTGCAACGATTATATATCCGTAACATTATATCGAAGGTTGTCTGATCCTTCGTAGCATGGTGATCGTGAAGATAAGTGTTGACCAATCCCATGATATTTACATAACAATACAGCAagccttctccagcttgcgCAACACACGTGGGAGAACCGCGTTGACCATCTCCTCGACGGGGtcctgttgctgttgttgttggtgttgctgctgctggggttggtgttgttgtggctgttggtgttgctgcTGGCCTGGATACTGACCATGTGATTGCCCATAGCCAGAGTGCGCCGGAACTTCAGACATATCAGCCGGTCCGCCGGTGAGATTGACATAAATGCGTCCCGCATTCTCTTCCGTCGCATACTGGAGACCAAGTTCGCGACAGACTTGCTCAACACGGGGTTTGATCTTCTGGACGTGGTTGGCAGAGTGGTTGCCTTTGCCGACGATGCTGAGCCAAGTTAGTTAACACCGCGCAACATAAATTAAAGCGACAAACAACCTGATAACTTACACATGCAGATGGGTCTGGCCATGCTCTCTGGCATATTTGATACGCTCCTCAAGAATCTCCTCCGCCTCTTCTACAAATTGGCCGTGTAAATCGATGGTATCGGGCTCCACACGCCCTTCGGCGTTGTTCTCGCGGAAGATGAATTCGGATGCCTGCTTGTTGTATTCCGCCATCTTGCGACCGTGGGCTTTGCCCTGCTCGGACAACTCCTTGGCCTTTGCGCCATCACCTGCGGAGTACGCTTCTTGAGACTATTGTTCCGATATCGTCGTTGAGAATTAGTTGCATTGGCTCGGATCAGACCAGGACCGTGGAGGGAAAAATGCGATGCGCACACACCCGTTGGAAGCAAGAACCGCGCTTCTCGGCCTCCTCGCGGGCTAGACCGCGGAGACGATCGTATTCGGCTTCCGCATCGCTGCTTTGCTCGTGGTTGAAGGCTGTTGGTGTTGCAAGATTGTTAGTTAGGTATTGGTGGTTTTTGGCGATGGTGCTTGAGAAAGGGTCTCACCCCGAGGGCCCATATGGGACATTTCATGCATTTTTGGCGGCGGGGCAAGttgatatataaatagtctataatcTAATAGTAATATGAACAGATCTATGAAACCAAAAATCCAAGATGTAATGTTTAAGTGGGTAATTGGACGAGAGATCTTAAGacaggaggaggaaaaagatCGGATCGGGGATCGAAGGCGGTAGCCCTAAAATCCACGGGTGGACCGCAAACCATACTGTGCATGGTGGACCTCAACAGCGATCGGTTGGCTCAATTGCATCCAGGGATCAAGGATAGGCTATGCAGGTTATTGGACAGTCGTCGAGGGGATACACAAATTGAGATTGCAAGAACCATTGGATAGATTGGCGCAATTATGGGTCGTGTCCTATACGTACTGTTCGATCCTCAGCTCCTTGTAGATTAGGTAATATGACTGATTAACCAAATATTTTGCGAAGTTGTCTTGCTCTGTCACTGATGATTGATATTATGAGTGGGTAATTCGTCGCATACAGTATCTTTGGGGGTTGTTTACTCTCCAATGTGGATATCCAAGACTCAGGGTCTAGTAAAATTCGAACCAAGTCATTTCCGTGTCATTCCCTGGTGTCGATATTTTGAGCCTCTTGGATCAATGCAGTACCAAGTGTATCCATGGCTAACCCCATACATTATTGGTGTTCTCTTCAGTGTTCATACTTTGTATGCCCTCCCAATGGCTACTCCCCAATCTGGAAGGCATGGATAGGTATGGGTTAGTACCTGAAGTCCGGCCTCAATAGTCTTGCTTAGGACCCATAGTTTTCGCGATATCACACCTTCCCTCGGAACGTGATTGCACATAGCATTTGCATAGTGTGCGGCAAAGAAGTTAACTAGAAGCACTAGAGAGTGGAGCGCAAGGATTAGTCAGACAGCAGAGCCATGGATAAATAGCGCCACAGTAGGCTTTTCTTCGCATGAAGCGTGATACGAGGTACTGTTGCAAGTCCTTTTCGATCAGGCTTTGAGACAGGGAGATAAAATGTGAAACGCGGATGGCACACTTCAGGCGCTTCAGTATGGGAGGCAGGACTGATGACCAAGTAACACTCATGAGAAAATGGATTACGCCACCGCTTGTTGACGATTTCCTCTTCAGCTTCAGAGATGTGCGGAGAGGTGGAAGATCAACGGCAGTTGAAAGTGGAGTTTACAATACCGTACTAATGCTGTATGTGATACATATTTTTACATGCTGGAAGCACTTCGGCCCCAATAGCTTACACTCGCAGAAATCTCCACACCATCTTCCTACTAGACAATAGAGATATTGTCGGCTTAACCGCCAGAGTAAAAGAAACAGTCGTAGTACAAGAAATAACCTACGGGAGAAAAAGACCAAGGCTCCGGGAACGTGGAAGTAAAACATCTAGTTTCAAAGTTGGGACTTTTGCACAATACAGGAATCCATCAGTTGTACCTGGCGATCTGAGGCCATTCCATGGTGTCAGATCTCCACTGGTGGCGGCACTTCGAAACTGAAAATGCCCACTATGTATGTCATTCGAGAATTTAATGGACATTGGCAGTCTGGCACAGCGTCTTTAGAAACGTAGGATTTATTCAagatagttttttttttatacttttgTTTAATTAAGTTCCCTGGTATCTTTGTCGCTAGTAGAAACTCGCATACCTATTGAAGTACGCGAATGGATTACTTAGAGTAGCTCGGGACAATGCTTATGCCTACCCTTATGTTATACAGTCGGACATTGTATTGAATGATTATAGATCTGCATGGCCCGGAAATTAAGTCATTCCAGTTAGAGTAACGATCAGGAGACACCTGACTAGTTACTAGACCAGGCACGGCAAGGTCTTAAGGCCTCAGCTCCAGATTCCTCTGTTTTGCCTTGCAATGGGGGCGATATTCTTAGCGAATGATGCGACTGGACTTTGCATTAGGCCAGCGTCTGAGGTGTCAGCTtacggaagaagatgaagaaatgtATATTTATAACCCTAATGTGTAATTGCAATCATACATGAAATCCAACACACAAAAACTACGATGCTTTAATCACAGAAGAACCTTAGAGCCACTCGTTTAAAAAGGGGATGATTTGATCAAGTGCAGTTATTGGATAGCGAGATATTGTAGATCCACTCTCTTTCGTGACCGTTCCAGCAAATCAGAAAAACGAATCCTAATAGCTTTACCCGTTaccaaaccaaacccccCACTTCCCCCCTATTGCTGCTCCAGTCATGTACCACCGGCTAGAGTtccagaaggaaaaggaaaactgAAAACcaatttttttcttcgtttccttcTCCGGCAGCTGGTTAGTACAGTAAGTTCCAACTCGGGCCCCATCCCCATTTCCCACACCCTCCTTTTTGGGTCTTTCAACTCGctcgcctcttcctctctcgcTCGTTTCTCCGACGCCCCTCCAGAGTCTCCCCCAAAGCCCCCTTACCTGAGCTTATCCTCGCCCATCTTTCTCagcctctctcttccttctattcctctttcttcgatCAATCACTTTATCGGTTCCAGCCGGGTGGTGAAGGATTTATTCTCCTTCCATAGTCTTTTTAATCTGCGTGGTCGCTGCTTTTCGTCCATCCTGCACGCCATAATTCTTGTGTTCGTCAGCATCGGGGTAACATTTGTTTCACTTTCCTTTTGACCTCCTTTCCGCCCCGTCTCAAGACCGCGCTCCAATAATCGAATTTTTCTCCCCCTTACTCCCGTTCATTCGTGGTCATTCGGCCTTTCAATAATACCACCCGGAATTATATCCCAATCTTTTGATCCTTTTTCCTTGAGTGCGatactaaaaaatatcaTCTCGATTTTGGAGGGATAATTTTTGACCGGTGAGTagcctcgtcatcgtcagcGCTCAACGAACTGTTGATCCCTCCCCTTCCGACTTGATTACCCTCACTGTATCAGCTGGGATCTTGATGTATCAACTGCTACTCCTTACGTCAATGCAGTAACTGGCTCTGTATTccacctttctttcttttacgCGATAGTTTCCGGTCAAGTTTGGGTTACCTCGTGTTGGAGCACGTTTGTTTTATCAGCCGTTTGGTTTCGAAACGTGGAAAGTGCGGCCTTTTCGCTGACGcctatttaaatagattcCTTCAAATACAATATAACGCCGGTCACCTCATCTCCCTTGGACAAACCGTTGAACATCACCAGTCGCCTGACTAAATACCCGCCAACATGGGTTGCGGAATGAGTACTGAGGATAAGGAGGGGAAGGCCCGTAATGAGGAGATTGAAAACCAGCTTAAACGCGACAAGATGATGCAGCGCAACGAAATCAAGATGCTTTTGCTCGGTATGCAACCGATCCTACTTGAGTTTTCACCGTCGTATGTTAGGGGCTGTGTTAACCATTTCTATGCAGGAGCGGGAGAGTCTGGCAAGTCGACAATTCTGAAGCAGATGAAACTGATCCATGAGGGAGGATACTCGCGTGACGAAAGAGAGTCGTTCAAGGAAATTATCTACAGTAACACGGTTCAGTCGATGCGAGTCATTTTGGAAGCGATGGAATCTCTGGAACTGCCTCTCGAGGATGCCCGTCACGAGTACCACGTTCAAACCATCTTCATGCAGCCCGCTCAAATCGAAGGTGACAACCTTCCTCCGGAGGTCGGAAATGCGATTGGAGCTTTGTGGCGCGACAGCGGTGTGCAAGAGTGCTTCAAGAGGTCTCGGGAATACCAGCTGAACGACTCTGCGAAATAGTGAGTACTTTCCGATGCAGTTGGTCAAACGCCGGCGGTATGCTAATTGTTCCCCAGCTACTTTGATGCCATCGAGCGCATCGCTCAGCCCGATTATCTCCCTACAGACCAGGATGTCCTCCGTTCCCGTGTGAAGACTACCGGTATCACTGAAACCACATTCATCATTGGCGATTTGACATACCGGATGTTCGACGTCGGTGGTCAACGTTCCGAACGGAAGAAGTGGATCCACTGTTTCGAAAATGTCACCACGATCCTTTTCTTGGTTGCCATCTCCGAGTACGACCAGCTGTTGTTCGAAGATGAGACCGTTAACCGTATGCAAGAAGCTCTCACTTTGTTTGATTCCATTTGCAACTCCCGGTGGTTCGTCAAGACATccatcattctcttcctcaacaaGATCGATCGtttcaaggagaagctgccCGTCAGCCCCATGAAGAACTACTTCCCTGACTATGAGGGTGGTGCCGATTACGCTGCCGCTTGTGACTACATCCTCAACCGCTTCGTGTCCCTCAACCAAGCCGAGCAGAAGCAGATTTACACGCACTTTACGTGTGCTACTGACACTACACAGATTCGGTTCGTCATGGCCGCAGTAAATGGTGAGTTGCCGCATATCATCCATCTGTTTGCGCTATACTAATAATCGTTTTagacatcatcatccaggaGAACCTCCGACTCTGTGGTCTGATTTAATGATTAGGGTGCTTTGATTGAGTGCCTGTTTGAATATCCGACATCTAGACCGTATGCTATGTGACTTataatttccctttccctctttcctctttccctttttgaTGTGTTCGTCATACCTCGTGATACTGAAAGAACCTGGCGTTGAAGACATTCACTTGTCTATTTCtaatttccttttttttttttttcccttctgtaTTGAAATGATATCTAGCCAGCTCTTTGTTATCCGCATCACCGATATCCATCCCATGACAGAGCAGCAGTTCATTGTTCCCTCACTCTTACATGAGGGCGGGTTGAACATTGAATAATTTAtgccttttccttttatctttttttccttttttttttccactCCAGCATTCTCATTTAATTTCGTGTCTGGTTACCCTATCCCTCATTCAATTTCCTCTTTAGCTTACGTTTTGGTTTTGAACGCTGGATATCCCATCATCTCTTGGTGCCCTCGTGTGTACTTATATCACTCATATTTCCTGCCTCACGTCCGCTGGAGCAATGAGCGACGACAGGGCCACGGGCACGGGGAATGGCAGGGTACGTGGACTATCATGTCTTTTTCTCATGTGTCATGCCGGGTCGGTCATTGGGTCATAGTCAAAACTAAGGATTGTGAATATATTGTTCGTATTAATTTACCTGTAGGTTGTAAATAAAACGAGTTGAACATAGATGTAACTCTAGCGCTGCATGTGCATGAATATCAAGTGGTTGAGAAAGTTAAAATTCAGCTATGGTGATGCCCATCCAAACTCCAGTACTCCATACATAAACGCTCTATAAACACAAGGTAGCTATCAGAA
The sequence above is a segment of the Aspergillus flavus chromosome 4, complete sequence genome. Coding sequences within it:
- a CDS encoding geranylgeranyl pyrophosphate synthetase (geranylgeranyl diphosphate synthase), which translates into the protein MSSETSSIQPPTAIPPRTSSAGATDGASTNPSVTGQSNLAAIPETNGDQLQTNTNIRRKHTRNRSSLDGTKYKDGQWSPENEVIVLGPYDYMLQHPGKDIRRQLINAFNEWLKVPAESLAIITKVVTMLHTASLLIDDVEDCSILRRGAPVAHNIYGTAQTINSANYVYFLALQEVQKLNNPAAIDIYVQELLNLHRGQGMDLFWRDTLTCPSEEEYLEMVGNKTGGLFRLAIKLMQAESATGKDCVSLVNVLGLIFQICDDYLNLSNTTYTKNKGLCEDLTEGKFSFPIIHSIRSDPSNHQLINILKQKTKDEEVKLYAVKYMESTGSFTHTQNVVRDLRDRALTLIAEIEANDNSKEPEGHGNRVTMRAILDKITESTLKDARKTDD
- the fadA gene encoding fadA, with amino-acid sequence MGCGMSTEDKEGKARNEEIENQLKRDKMMQRNEIKMLLLGAGESGKSTILKQMKLIHEGGYSRDERESFKEIIYSNTVQSMRVILEAMESLELPLEDARHEYHVQTIFMQPAQIEGDNLPPEVGNAIGALWRDSGVQECFKRSREYQLNDSAKYYFDAIERIAQPDYLPTDQDVLRSRVKTTGITETTFIIGDLTYRMFDVGGQRSERKKWIHCFENVTTILFLVAISEYDQLLFEDETVNRMQEALTLFDSICNSRWFVKTSIILFLNKIDRFKEKLPVSPMKNYFPDYEGGADYAAACDYILNRFVSLNQAEQKQIYTHFTCATDTTQIRFVMAAVNDIIIQENLRLCGLI
- a CDS encoding smr family protein (Smr domain protein) — translated: MHEMSHMGPRAFNHEQSSDAEAEYDRLRGLAREEAEKRGSCFQRSQEAYSAGDGAKAKELSEQGKAHGRKMAEYNKQASEFIFRENNAEGRVEPDTIDLHGQFVEEAEEILEERIKYAREHGQTHLHVIVGKGNHSANHVQKIKPRVEQVCRELGLQYATEENAGRIYVNLTGGPADMSEVPAHSGYGQSHGQYPGQQQHQQPQQHQPQQQQHQQQQQQDPVEEMVNAVLPRVLRKLEKACCIVM
- a CDS encoding cell division control protein 14 gives rise to the protein METLLAHSFDYLSSYEPSKVRKGLRQVEGLLAQICLSKSKQPASDKRRSLLSFGAPQPVPKALSELKDDPAFREFFKLQEGFQWNGALLLHPPSRTLFAREIYMNILLDLLDPINCPAIQSATLLTLVTALLDHPANTRTFEELDGLLTVTSLFKQRATSREVKLKLVEFLYFYLMPETPMIPAGAGASAANAAAIGLQRSPTKLGGPRPRSANGPGAHHGGRGNRDTRTTDEKQALLGRYLNNVEDLVEDLKETAPFGATVY